Within the Candidatus Saccharibacteria bacterium oral taxon 488 genome, the region ACCTCAAGAAAAACACTAATAATCGTATTTAATAACTTATTACCATCATCAATTATTTGAGTGTTCAAGAGATGCTCCATCTTTTTAGAGATGATTTGTTCATATTTCACAATATCAAATATTTTCACGTTATGGGCATAACACTTAGTACCTAGCTCAGTTTGCGCCAATAATGGCTTTGAGTTGTTAATTTGCGAATACATGGCTTCTCTTGTTTTATCTATATTTGCAAGTATGTTAACTTCATCGGCAATTCTATATTCCTTATCGCTTCCTTTATAAGAAGCAAGGAGCGGGTTATTGATACTGTCCTCAACTACAACCCCCTCCTTGGCATGCTCCGATAAGAATTTACTAGCATTTGCCCTCTTCTCCATATAATCATCATTTTTAATTATATATATTTCTGGTGTTAATAGTTCCATTCTTGGGTTTGTAAAATCAAAGATTATGTTATAACGGCCCACCCTGCCCACTAAATTTCTGAAATCAGGAACGTCCAAGCACCTAGCCCCCTTGGAATAGTTCATTAAAAATAATTTACTTGCAGGAATATTCACGCCTTCGAGTAATGTGCTCGTAGTAACAATAAATCTAATCTCAGGAATATTACGATACAAGAACTCTACATGCTCCTTAATAGTGTCCGGTATCTTACCGTGACTGATAACTATGCCGCGTTTAACGAGCTTTATTAGATTATAGAAAGGATGAACATAGCTTGATAGGATATTACATGCATCATCAATTATAACTTGACTTTCAGGGCTGTATTTAATTTCTGGCGTCCTAGCAGCTAACGCATCGGCAAGTTTTTCAACTCCGCTTGGCTTATTAACATAAATAATATTTTTATCCCCACCTCTACTAAATAATATTTGGTAATAGTCTGTAGACGATTCAGTTATTTCGTAAAATTTTGCCGTAAACTGATCAAACAACTCTAAACATTGACTATTATTATCCCAAAGAAAATAACGTGGTATTTTCATATACTCAGTAATTTCTCTTGATTGTATATTTTTTGAATTATGTTTATCATTTATAAGACATAGACTTGACCTTGGGTCTACAATAAAAGGAGAGTAGTAATCAATGGCCACACTTGATTTTCTATTACTAGCGATTATGATTGCCCTCGAGAGAGTTAAGAATCTATCCTCATCTTTAAATAAATTATGAGATTCATCAATAAATAGATAATCTATTATTAGCTCATTATGTTTCGCCAATAATGCCATTAGTCGCTCCTGTGTTAACACAGCAATAAATTGGCTATGCTTGTATTTTTTAACA harbors:
- a CDS encoding DEAD/DEAH box helicase, with translation MYKITLSSLRSALTRKAEDHNFLFAKVYRKIMLRQHLAQDETQFIYRILNYFSLYGDEDVQKMAYSIALNYGLLSNNFYALSHFASLLRYYPVLMLIQAHDSYTTELEAVEDDVNSLFNKALAESYKEEYYKSEQQFRLSRSVRNVSNLAVVAPTSYGKSHLMVSKAIEKFNSGLSVCIVVPTKSLINQTVSMVLNKKGSRTDVITHPDMYVKKYKHSQFIAVLTQERLMALLAKHNELIIDYLFIDESHNLFKDEDRFLTLSRAIIIASNRKSSVAIDYYSPFIVDPRSSLCLINDKHNSKNIQSREITEYMKIPRYFLWDNNSQCLELFDQFTAKFYEITESSTDYYQILFSRGGDKNIIYVNKPSGVEKLADALAARTPEIKYSPESQVIIDDACNILSSYVHPFYNLIKLVKRGIVISHGKIPDTIKEHVEFLYRNIPEIRFIVTTSTLLEGVNIPASKLFLMNYSKGARCLDVPDFRNLVGRVGRYNIIFDFTNPRMELLTPEIYIIKNDDYMEKRANASKFLSEHAKEGVVVEDSINNPLLASYKGSDKEYRIADEVNILANIDKTREAMYSQINNSKPLLAQTELGTKCYAHNVKIFDIVKYEQIISKKMEHLLNTQIIDDGNKLLNTIISVFLEVTYQTGLRIDKHKYGNWIYLLYTEPSIRDIYIRIIDEKANNEASFSTLIARSVFMWRGKIGNPVYVGDIGSCGVDGKTGSWNKYHIFQQQTQNLMPSYAAALAKENLDNVDHYIIPFLEILNDFGVVNESFYKRIKYGTDNDFKIALIRAGIDCSLAKIIHENSNLRALILIDQESPVCTDKTSFLKIMHEESISLMYINLVLELL